GAGGATTGTCTTTAGTGAGCCTGACTTTTAAGAATCAGGAATGAACAGAGTTTGCAACATGTAGACGATGAGCGTCACTTTGTAAGTGAGAAATCCCAAGAATATGGGCAGAATTTGTAGCTCATGCCATTGACTTGCTACTATAATCGGCCCAATAATCAGAGCAAAACGATTTTTGCTCAAACTGGTTTTTTCGCTGCCGAGCCGCTCAACGTCCTTAGCTAGCATTTTTAAGTAAACCACACCTACACACGCCCCGAGCAAATAATTCAGGGCTATGTTTAGGGAATAAAAAATCCACACAGAGATAAATATAATCCCCGTTAGGACAAGTGTGATTCTCAACAACCTCTCGAAGAGTTGATAAAACTCTTGCATCGAGTTAACTGGTTCTGGTTCCGCAAAACCAGGTTGAGCATCTTGTCTTGTTGTTGGCGTGGGATCAATCGATTCGTCTGACAAGCTCACAGGACTTGAAACCAGTACAGTGAATTATGTTGACTGCACATTCAGCCAGTTGAATCATATCACGATGCGGTAACAATACTTTAGGAAAAAACAATTAACTTGTCACCCCCCGGCTTACAGGCGGGGTGAGGGGTGGGCAGATGGAGAAAATGGGGGGATAAATCTATCTGCTATATTTGAGTTTTTTTTGCAAGTCTTGAGTTTCCTTAGGGACTGACAATTAAAAAAATCTCTAATTTGTAGTGCATCAGCAGCGAGAAAACTTGGGTTAGGCAAAAAATTACTGGTATTGACGCACCCTAAGTACTCA
The Gloeotrichia echinulata CP02 DNA segment above includes these coding regions:
- a CDS encoding ATP synthase subunit I is translated as MSLSDESIDPTPTTRQDAQPGFAEPEPVNSMQEFYQLFERLLRITLVLTGIIFISVWIFYSLNIALNYLLGACVGVVYLKMLAKDVERLGSEKTSLSKNRFALIIGPIIVASQWHELQILPIFLGFLTYKVTLIVYMLQTLFIPDS